The Paenibacillus uliginis N3/975 genome has a window encoding:
- a CDS encoding histidine kinase dimerization/phospho-acceptor domain-containing protein, protein MTLKTKLSLVHSLILMVMLIVFGVALYFFLHQYIYKDIKKNLAYEAGLVRNSISYKLEISRRDWNLLISIDERASLQKGMFFQITNFFNGAIIKSSNLGYLELPVEGKNVATAYFDTVSLLESPVLIYSAPLTFNGDIVGVVQSAVNVSQFENFFKILRYALYILTLSVVLLAVVSGRVLSKVTLKPLQSMIEDLEKIRNTGELKNRVFYKRSKDEIGTLVTAINFMLESIEINFEKINYMYINQQRFVADASHELRTPLTSILGNAQLLQKMWLNKSIGDSKLEDSIECIHDIVDEAERMRKLVNDLLFLARSDSRFKIELQEIEFKPIVEKVIRQVDVMPKKVKWLHNDISVLNNVYILGNSDYVQQLLLIFIRQCL, encoded by the coding sequence ATGACATTAAAAACAAAATTATCATTGGTTCACTCTTTGATATTAATGGTTATGTTAATTGTTTTTGGGGTGGCACTTTATTTTTTCCTGCATCAATATATATATAAGGATATAAAAAAAAATTTGGCCTATGAGGCTGGATTGGTTCGAAATTCAATTTCGTATAAGCTAGAGATATCGAGAAGAGATTGGAACTTATTGATTAGTATTGATGAACGGGCTAGTCTCCAAAAGGGAATGTTTTTTCAAATTACTAATTTTTTTAACGGTGCTATTATTAAGTCTAGTAACTTAGGGTACTTAGAGTTACCTGTAGAGGGGAAAAATGTAGCTACGGCTTATTTTGATACTGTATCTTTGTTAGAATCGCCTGTATTGATCTATTCTGCTCCGCTAACTTTTAATGGTGATATTGTAGGGGTAGTACAATCAGCTGTTAATGTAAGCCAATTTGAAAATTTTTTTAAGATACTACGTTATGCTCTGTATATACTTACTTTGAGTGTCGTATTATTGGCAGTTGTATCAGGAAGGGTACTATCAAAAGTTACCCTTAAACCATTACAATCGATGATTGAGGACCTGGAGAAAATAAGAAATACAGGTGAATTGAAAAACAGAGTATTCTATAAAAGGTCTAAAGATGAAATTGGAACATTGGTTACAGCTATTAATTTTATGCTTGAAAGCATAGAGATCAATTTTGAAAAAATTAATTATATGTATATTAATCAACAACGATTTGTGGCGGACGCATCTCACGAGCTTCGTACACCATTGACGTCTATTTTAGGAAATGCACAACTCTTACAGAAAATGTGGTTGAATAAGTCAATCGGTGATTCAAAATTGGAGGATTCGATTGAATGCATTCATGATATCGTCGATGAAGCTGAGCGTATGAGAAAATTGGTTAACGATTTACTATTTCTTGCCAGATCGGACTCTAGGTTCAAGATAGAACTTCAAGAAATAGAGTTTAAGCCTATTGTGGAAAAAGTTATTCGGCAAGTCGATGTAATGCCTAAAAAAGTCAAATGGCTTCACAATGATATCTCTGTGTTAAATAATGTATACATCTTAGGTAACAGTGACTATGTACAACAATTGCTACTAATATTTATAAGACAATGCCTTTAA
- a CDS encoding SRPBCC family protein: protein MNNYSTTTLTMTRNFDVTPKRVFDAWLNPEMMRKWFFTLEGTNKVAQNDPQVGGTWEIVDHRDGKDYRAIGEYIEIDPSKKLVFTFKMPQFSESEDTITVELKELQQGCEMTFSQNIIVPHEENWTPADIEKALGEYHDGSEHGWNLMFMGLKELVETGKVSYRG from the coding sequence ATGAACAACTATTCAACAACCACTTTAACAATGACAAGAAACTTTGATGTAACACCTAAAAGAGTTTTTGATGCATGGTTGAACCCTGAGATGATGAGAAAATGGTTCTTTACATTGGAGGGGACAAATAAGGTAGCGCAAAATGATCCTCAAGTAGGAGGCACCTGGGAAATTGTTGATCATCGGGATGGGAAGGATTATCGTGCGATTGGGGAGTACATTGAAATTGATCCGTCTAAAAAATTAGTGTTTACTTTTAAAATGCCACAGTTTAGCGAATCAGAAGATACGATTACAGTTGAGCTAAAAGAACTTCAACAAGGCTGTGAAATGACATTTTCACAAAACATCATTGTTCCTCATGAAGAAAATTGGACACCAGCTGATATCGAAAAAGCTCTTGGAGAATATCACGATGGATCCGAGCATGGTTGGAATTTAATGTTCATGGGACTTAAGGAATTAGTTGAGACAGGAAAAGTTAGCTATAGAGGCTAA
- a CDS encoding alpha/beta hydrolase family protein has translation MKSLEVIFVAVLILSSILLVFRQRGLTKNNLIILAIDYVFLLVTIIAIGANWRMIPAYIVTLVLTLQVFVKPKNTIVSKKLEMKIIKGAGIVVAAIAMFTLPKLFPIMTFPEPTGEYTVGTQAFHLVDKNRKEFVVPNNQVNRELMVQVYYPAEKGTGKPSPYYENIDALTEQLSVTQGFPHIATTHLGLTETHSYKDATPVKAKEKFPLLLFAHGMSLYSRQNTFQLEELASQGYVVVALNFTGDAATTVFPDGDRVDFTPIENTITFLNNRIKLWEQDASFVLDEVIKGDFDKNFKPIAELIDYDKIGMLGHSFGGATSAQMLVKDDRIKAALDMDGGLYGDPMPKNGPGKPFMLMNAEASINFMKEAHGQEPGNRDELFEEAYFRNKTVETPGVYTTTIPKTNHGSFTDLAAVSPIINESGADVNAIYKLINEMALGFFDKHLKGTNENKLEEIQKNHPDINLTNY, from the coding sequence ATGAAAAGTTTAGAAGTCATTTTTGTAGCTGTGTTGATACTATCGAGCATTTTATTAGTTTTCAGACAACGTGGTCTGACAAAAAATAATTTAATCATTTTAGCAATCGATTATGTGTTTTTATTGGTAACCATCATTGCAATCGGTGCAAACTGGCGCATGATACCTGCTTATATCGTAACACTAGTTTTAACATTGCAAGTTTTCGTGAAGCCTAAAAACACTATTGTTTCGAAAAAATTAGAGATGAAAATCATAAAAGGTGCAGGGATTGTTGTAGCTGCTATTGCAATGTTTACATTACCGAAGCTTTTCCCAATCATGACATTCCCAGAGCCGACAGGAGAGTATACGGTAGGGACTCAAGCATTTCATCTAGTTGATAAAAATCGAAAAGAATTTGTTGTGCCGAATAATCAGGTGAATCGTGAGTTGATGGTACAGGTTTATTATCCTGCTGAAAAAGGGACAGGGAAACCTTCTCCTTACTATGAAAATATAGATGCATTAACTGAACAATTATCTGTCACACAAGGCTTTCCACATATTGCAACAACACACTTAGGATTGACAGAAACACATTCTTATAAAGATGCAACACCGGTAAAAGCAAAAGAAAAATTCCCACTTCTTTTATTTGCGCATGGGATGAGTTTATATAGTCGCCAGAACACATTCCAACTAGAAGAATTAGCGAGTCAGGGTTATGTTGTAGTAGCTCTTAACTTTACAGGGGATGCGGCAACAACGGTTTTCCCAGATGGAGACCGTGTTGATTTTACACCGATTGAAAATACGATTACATTCTTGAACAATCGTATCAAGCTTTGGGAGCAGGATGCCTCTTTTGTTTTAGATGAAGTCATTAAAGGTGATTTTGATAAGAATTTCAAACCAATTGCGGAGTTAATTGATTATGACAAAATCGGTATGCTAGGTCACTCTTTTGGCGGTGCAACTTCTGCACAGATGTTAGTGAAGGATGATCGAATTAAAGCAGCATTAGATATGGATGGCGGATTGTATGGAGATCCTATGCCGAAAAATGGTCCCGGAAAGCCATTCATGCTGATGAATGCTGAGGCTTCAATTAACTTTATGAAGGAAGCACATGGCCAAGAGCCAGGTAATCGTGATGAATTGTTTGAAGAGGCCTATTTCAGAAATAAAACAGTTGAAACGCCTGGTGTTTACACAACAACTATTCCAAAAACGAATCATGGTAGCTTTACGGACTTAGCAGCAGTTTCACCAATCATTAATGAATCAGGGGCAGATGTGAATGCGATTTATAAACTGATTAATGAAATGGCGCTTGGCTTCTTTGATAAACATTTAAAAGGGACAAATGAAAATAAATTAGAAGAAATTCAGAAGAATCATCCTGATATTAACTTAACGAATTATTAA
- a CDS encoding TetR/AcrR family transcriptional regulator: MARNKYPEITRKRIIESAIRLFTLNGWDNVTIQEIVDDVGDITRGAFYHHFKTRADIIDAITKEMLMENNYFNEIPDLENLPALDRLRQGISFSILQSLKEDNLSTIPLKMNSAEFVFSRITEGIQVVAPGIQKIIEEGNQDGSIQIAYPKQAAETFTMLFDIWMNPEIFRVSRDEFIQKIEHIRLMFEGIGMPIVNEELKNVFLDLLDKVQE, translated from the coding sequence ATGGCCAGAAATAAATATCCGGAAATTACAAGAAAGAGAATTATTGAATCGGCTATTAGATTGTTCACGCTGAATGGTTGGGACAATGTAACGATTCAAGAAATTGTAGATGATGTCGGGGACATTACTCGAGGTGCCTTCTATCATCATTTCAAAACACGCGCAGATATTATTGATGCCATCACGAAAGAAATGCTGATGGAAAATAATTATTTTAATGAAATTCCTGATTTAGAGAATTTACCTGCTTTAGATCGTTTAAGACAAGGCATTTCCTTTTCGATTTTGCAAAGTCTAAAAGAAGACAATCTATCAACGATTCCTCTAAAAATGAATTCAGCTGAGTTTGTTTTTAGTCGCATCACAGAAGGTATTCAGGTTGTTGCGCCTGGGATTCAGAAAATTATTGAAGAAGGTAATCAAGACGGTTCGATACAAATTGCTTATCCAAAACAAGCGGCTGAAACCTTTACGATGCTTTTTGATATTTGGATGAATCCAGAAATATTTCGTGTAAGTCGAGATGAATTCATTCAAAAAATCGAGCATATTCGTTTGATGTTTGAAGGGATTGGAATGCCAATTGTGAATGAAGAATTGAAAAATGTATTTTTGGATTTGTTAGATAAAGTTCAAGAATAA
- a CDS encoding TetR/AcrR family transcriptional regulator, with the protein MARTREFDEEKVLDAAMQLFWEKGYEATSLSDLTSRMGIQRPSIYSAFGDKKELFEAALRKYTMSRASDVRTRLQNHSSVKEAFSTFFEGVVAEEYAEDRSRGCFCINTMVELAPHDEKFEILTREHQMYLSVIFQETIERGIQSGELEANTDAKALSQALIVSLIGLTVMMKSRPQRSFVDNAIKATLTLLK; encoded by the coding sequence ATGGCAAGAACCCGTGAATTTGACGAAGAAAAAGTATTAGATGCAGCTATGCAACTATTTTGGGAGAAAGGATATGAGGCTACCTCATTAAGCGATTTAACTTCCAGAATGGGCATTCAACGCCCCAGTATATACTCTGCCTTTGGAGACAAGAAAGAATTGTTCGAAGCCGCACTGCGCAAATACACGATGTCCCGTGCTTCCGATGTGCGAACTAGACTTCAAAACCATTCATCGGTAAAAGAAGCCTTTTCCACTTTTTTTGAGGGTGTGGTTGCTGAGGAATATGCAGAAGATCGAAGTCGGGGCTGCTTTTGCATCAATACAATGGTTGAACTTGCACCTCATGATGAGAAATTTGAAATTCTGACAAGGGAACATCAAATGTACCTATCTGTCATATTTCAAGAAACCATTGAACGAGGTATACAATCAGGTGAGCTCGAGGCCAATACAGATGCGAAGGCTTTATCACAAGCGCTAATCGTATCGTTGATCGGACTAACCGTAATGATGAAGTCTCGTCCACAGCGATCATTTGTTGATAATGCGATAAAAGCGACACTTACATTGCTTAAGTAA
- a CDS encoding MFS transporter, which translates to MTSDSDHRASMSRYVTLLFAAACGMSVANIYFAQPLLDQLSSEFGIEHSIIGIVITITQIFYGLGLLLLVPLGDLLNQRRLIIGQMLLSIIALVIVGTASTSAVLFAGMALVGLLAVVTQTLVAFAATMAAPAERGRVVGIVTSGIVIGILLARSIAGILTDLAGWRSVYLVSATLMLFMVWMFIRVLPNAQREVKSLSYPQLLRSVLMLFRQERILRIRSILALLIFADFSILWTSLVLPLSAPPLSLSHSAIGAFGLVGVAGALAAARAGKLADRGFGQRTTGIALILLLISWLFISYTEQSLFALVIGIVLLDLAVQAVHVTNQTMILPLRTEARSRLTAGYMIFYSIGSASGSIASTHIYAHYGWDGVSLLGASVSVLALLFWAMTRRATASALK; encoded by the coding sequence ATCACATCTGATTCAGATCATCGTGCTTCCATGTCTCGCTATGTGACACTATTATTCGCGGCTGCCTGCGGGATGTCAGTCGCCAATATCTACTTCGCACAGCCGTTACTCGATCAGCTGTCGAGTGAGTTTGGTATTGAGCATTCCATCATTGGCATTGTTATTACCATCACTCAGATCTTTTATGGATTGGGATTGCTGCTGCTGGTACCGCTTGGAGATTTGCTGAACCAGCGCCGCTTGATTATCGGCCAGATGTTATTATCCATAATAGCTTTGGTTATCGTTGGAACTGCTTCTACCAGCGCGGTACTATTCGCAGGTATGGCTTTGGTGGGACTGCTTGCAGTTGTGACTCAGACTCTTGTGGCGTTCGCGGCAACTATGGCCGCCCCTGCCGAACGAGGACGTGTCGTTGGTATTGTAACAAGTGGGATTGTAATCGGCATACTTCTTGCGCGGTCCATTGCAGGGATATTAACGGATCTTGCGGGTTGGCGTTCCGTATATCTAGTTTCTGCAACGCTGATGCTTTTTATGGTTTGGATGTTTATTAGGGTGTTGCCCAATGCCCAGCGCGAGGTAAAGTCACTGTCCTATCCTCAGTTACTTAGATCGGTGCTTATGCTGTTTAGACAAGAACGGATATTACGCATCCGCTCCATTCTGGCTCTGCTGATTTTTGCTGATTTCAGTATTTTGTGGACTTCACTCGTACTGCCTCTTAGCGCGCCGCCATTATCTCTTTCGCACAGTGCAATTGGAGCATTTGGTCTTGTAGGAGTAGCAGGAGCGTTAGCTGCTGCACGAGCGGGGAAGCTGGCTGATCGAGGTTTCGGACAGAGAACGACGGGCATTGCTTTGATCCTATTGTTGATTTCGTGGTTGTTCATCAGCTATACAGAACAGTCGCTGTTCGCATTGGTCATTGGTATTGTTCTTCTTGACTTGGCAGTGCAGGCCGTACATGTCACGAATCAAACTATGATCCTTCCATTGCGTACGGAGGCACGTAGTCGGCTTACTGCCGGATACATGATTTTCTATTCCATCGGCAGTGCTAGCGGTTCAATTGCTTCAACTCATATATATGCACATTATGGCTGGGACGGAGTATCTTTGCTCGGGGCTTCTGTTAGTGTTTTAGCTCTTCTATTTTGGGCAATGACCAGGCGGGCTACGGCCTCCGCATTAAAATAA
- a CDS encoding LLM class flavin-dependent oxidoreductase produces the protein MEIGITSFVETKPDVQTGEVISHAQRLREVVEEIVLADQVGLDVFGVGEHHREDYAASSPAMVLSAAASQTKRIRLTSAVTVLSSADPVRVFQDFSALDGISNGRAEIMAGRGSFIESFPLFGYDLNDYDELFEEHLELLLKIRGSEKVNWKGGHRPAINNLGVYPRPVQDSLPIWVGSGGRQESAVRAGLLGLPLMLAIIGGKPTNFAPLVQLYKKAAAHAGHDESRLKVGSHSIGFVGENTERAADTFFPSTMAGMNRLGKERGWAHYDRSSYDAARSFEGALYVGDPETVAQKIIHLRKNVGVTRFMLYVPLSTMPHDQVMRAIELLGTEVAPRVREEVAKWEAETEQVSSFNLDS, from the coding sequence GTGGAAATAGGTATTACTTCGTTTGTAGAAACAAAGCCGGATGTTCAGACTGGTGAAGTGATAAGCCACGCACAGCGATTGCGTGAAGTGGTAGAGGAAATTGTGCTTGCCGATCAGGTGGGACTTGATGTGTTTGGTGTAGGTGAGCATCATCGGGAAGATTATGCGGCATCTTCACCAGCAATGGTGTTGTCTGCGGCTGCCTCGCAGACGAAACGGATTCGGCTGACTAGTGCAGTGACGGTGCTTTCTTCAGCTGATCCGGTGCGCGTTTTTCAGGATTTTTCTGCGCTCGATGGTATTTCAAATGGACGTGCGGAAATTATGGCGGGCAGGGGTTCCTTTATCGAATCCTTTCCATTGTTTGGCTATGACTTAAATGACTATGATGAGCTGTTTGAAGAACATTTGGAATTGCTCCTAAAAATACGGGGGTCCGAAAAAGTAAACTGGAAGGGCGGGCATCGGCCAGCGATTAATAATTTGGGCGTGTATCCACGGCCCGTTCAGGATTCTTTACCGATATGGGTTGGCAGTGGGGGTAGACAGGAGTCTGCTGTCCGTGCAGGTTTGTTAGGATTGCCTCTAATGCTAGCGATAATTGGTGGGAAACCGACGAATTTTGCACCGCTCGTGCAGCTTTATAAGAAAGCAGCTGCGCACGCTGGTCATGATGAATCGCGGCTTAAGGTTGGATCACACTCGATAGGATTTGTTGGAGAGAATACGGAACGAGCTGCCGATACATTTTTTCCTTCTACCATGGCAGGTATGAATAGATTAGGCAAGGAGCGGGGCTGGGCACATTATGATCGTTCTAGCTATGATGCCGCGCGCAGCTTTGAAGGTGCACTGTATGTTGGCGATCCCGAGACGGTTGCCCAGAAGATCATTCACCTTCGCAAAAATGTAGGTGTTACACGCTTTATGCTGTATGTACCGTTAAGTACGATGCCGCATGACCAAGTGATGAGAGCTATTGAGCTGTTAGGAACTGAGGTAGCGCCCCGAGTTCGGGAGGAAGTAGCCAAGTGGGAAGCTGAGACGGAACAAGTATCATCATTCAATCTTGATTCATAA
- a CDS encoding alpha/beta hydrolase, with the protein MDFESRVLPELRSALALFPGFQLEGNLEWSRSLLSNPPIEKSEHVRTTSQMIPGAAGEMLVEIYEPAQRTDAKLPAMLWIHGGGYVMGHPDMDDTLCERFVQAANCVVVSVDYRLAPEHPYPAAIDDCYAGLIWMTDEAELLGIDVDRVAIAGASGGGGLTAALALMVRDKGGPDLIFQMPLYPMIDNRNMTASSHEITADNATWNRTNNLTAWSMYLGEGADDIVESPYAVPSRAESLAGLPPTYTCVGQLDLFRDETIEYVTRLAVAGIDVEFHLYPGTFHCFEVFVPEAEVSQRASQSYVDAMARALNP; encoded by the coding sequence ATGGATTTTGAAAGTCGGGTACTGCCGGAATTAAGGTCGGCATTAGCACTATTTCCAGGTTTTCAACTGGAGGGGAATTTAGAGTGGAGCAGGAGTTTGTTGTCAAATCCTCCGATTGAGAAGTCAGAGCATGTACGTACGACAAGCCAGATGATTCCGGGCGCAGCAGGCGAGATGCTGGTTGAAATCTACGAGCCAGCCCAGCGAACTGACGCGAAGCTTCCAGCCATGTTGTGGATTCACGGGGGAGGCTATGTCATGGGACATCCCGATATGGACGATACTTTGTGCGAACGCTTCGTACAGGCGGCTAATTGCGTTGTCGTATCGGTCGATTATCGACTTGCTCCCGAGCACCCCTATCCAGCTGCTATCGATGACTGTTATGCCGGCTTGATATGGATGACGGACGAAGCTGAGTTGCTGGGTATCGATGTGGATCGCGTCGCGATTGCCGGTGCAAGCGGGGGCGGCGGTCTGACCGCAGCACTTGCTTTAATGGTTCGCGACAAAGGCGGGCCAGACCTCATCTTCCAAATGCCGCTGTATCCGATGATCGACAACCGCAATATGACGGCATCGAGCCATGAAATTACGGCCGATAACGCAACTTGGAACCGGACGAACAATTTGACGGCCTGGAGCATGTACTTGGGTGAGGGTGCTGATGATATCGTGGAATCCCCATATGCGGTGCCGTCGAGAGCGGAAAGCCTGGCGGGGCTACCGCCGACCTATACGTGCGTAGGTCAGCTCGATCTGTTCCGAGATGAGACAATCGAATATGTGACGCGCCTTGCGGTAGCGGGCATAGACGTCGAATTTCATCTGTATCCCGGCACCTTCCACTGCTTTGAAGTATTCGTTCCCGAAGCGGAAGTGAGCCAGCGCGCCAGCCAAAGCTATGTGGATGCGATGGCGAGAGCGCTTAACCCTTAA
- a CDS encoding LysE family transporter, with protein sequence MPLFSFLLFVFITSFTPGPNNIMAMAFANKHGLKKTIVFSLGVGVGFFVITLLCSFFNIILTSVMPIIEFPLTLFGVGYMLYLAYKILTSKDIGGGHDENSRNFFLIGILLQFVNPKGILFGITVVATYILPYYTSYFSYLLFSLFLGMVGVMSTFSWSLFGSIFQKFLLQYRQQFNIIMAVLLVYSAFSILFQ encoded by the coding sequence ATGCCTTTATTTTCATTTTTGTTATTTGTCTTTATTACCAGTTTCACTCCAGGTCCCAACAATATCATGGCCATGGCGTTTGCGAATAAACATGGATTAAAAAAAACAATTGTATTTAGTTTAGGCGTAGGTGTCGGATTTTTTGTTATCACATTATTGTGTAGTTTTTTCAATATCATACTTACAAGTGTTATGCCAATAATTGAATTTCCTTTGACCCTTTTTGGTGTAGGCTATATGTTATATTTGGCTTATAAAATACTTACCAGTAAAGATATTGGCGGCGGACATGATGAAAATAGTAGAAACTTTTTCTTAATAGGAATCTTGTTACAATTTGTTAATCCGAAAGGTATTCTGTTTGGGATTACAGTAGTAGCAACCTACATTCTCCCCTATTACACTTCATATTTCAGCTACCTTCTATTCTCATTGTTTTTAGGAATGGTTGGTGTAATGAGTACATTTAGTTGGAGTCTATTTGGTTCGATTTTTCAAAAATTCTTATTACAATACAGACAACAGTTTAATATTATTATGGCCGTTTTATTGGTATATAGTGCTTTTTCAATTCTATTCCAATGA
- a CDS encoding helix-turn-helix domain-containing protein codes for MEEIHLILARNLKALREKEKLSLEKVSQLSGVSKTMIGQIERGESSPSLTTIWKIANGLKISFTSLINNPQPDTKVVLKNEIQVLSEDNGRYRVFPYFPFQEDRRFEVYSVEIEKEGLLSSDSHREGTEEFITVFDGEITIRVSEGEYKLKSGDSIRFRADRPHTYYNSGETLTRLSMTIYYPS; via the coding sequence ATGGAGGAAATTCATCTTATTCTTGCAAGAAATTTAAAAGCTCTCAGAGAGAAGGAAAAATTAAGTTTGGAAAAGGTCTCTCAATTAAGTGGAGTAAGCAAAACGATGATAGGGCAAATTGAAAGAGGAGAGTCAAGTCCAAGTCTCACAACGATTTGGAAAATAGCTAATGGATTAAAGATCTCCTTTACTTCCCTAATAAATAATCCGCAGCCTGATACTAAAGTTGTTTTAAAAAATGAAATTCAAGTATTGTCTGAGGACAATGGAAGGTATAGAGTATTTCCCTACTTTCCCTTCCAAGAGGATAGACGCTTTGAAGTTTACTCTGTTGAAATTGAAAAAGAAGGACTACTAAGTTCTGATTCCCATAGAGAGGGAACTGAGGAATTTATCACTGTTTTCGATGGAGAAATAACTATTCGTGTCAGTGAAGGTGAATATAAATTAAAAAGTGGTGATTCAATCAGATTTAGAGCTGATAGACCTCACACATATTATAATTCTGGAGAAACCTTAACCCGATTAAGTATGACGATATATTATCCAAGCTAA
- a CDS encoding ATP-binding cassette domain-containing protein, with protein MIEIKNITIHTTKDSRTLIQDFNLSIQSGDKLAFIGEEGNGKSTLLKLIYDEQLIADYCTYEGKIIRNDYSLGFLSQELTDEEKQITITDYFIENNWNKDLLKAMNDFGIESLISEKKIGVLSGGERFKYRFLQLLALDPDILLLDEPTNDLDIQTMEWLEVFIQQTTRPILLVSHDETFISNTANGIIHMEQTQRKQVPRYTISREPYETYLSNRANHLNKQEQVAKKQASDHKKQMNKWNDVWQKAEHQHQNVSRSDPRLQKKVKSLKNQKKRIEKATEAFQDVPSVEEASEFRFDSTIHVHNSKNILDFSLETLQIADKKLSRNIHLSITGPEKIAIIGENGVGKTTLLKKVKDELIQHSSLKIGYMPQNYEDLLDLSKTPIEFLETTGIKEAITKAFTHLGSMKFTSDEMHHSMENLSGGQKAKLLILKMILDQCEVLILDEPTRNFSPLTTPVLCSALTAFEGVIISISHDRRYLYEVATTIYELTSEGLTKIK; from the coding sequence ATGATTGAAATCAAAAACATAACAATCCACACAACAAAAGACAGTCGGACACTAATACAAGACTTTAATTTAAGTATTCAAAGTGGAGATAAATTAGCATTCATCGGTGAAGAAGGAAATGGAAAAAGCACATTGTTAAAATTAATTTACGATGAGCAATTAATCGCAGATTACTGCACCTACGAGGGAAAAATTATTAGAAATGATTATTCATTGGGATTTCTTTCACAGGAACTAACAGATGAAGAAAAACAAATAACCATTACTGACTATTTTATCGAAAATAATTGGAATAAAGATTTATTAAAAGCGATGAATGACTTTGGTATTGAATCATTGATTTCAGAAAAAAAGATAGGCGTTCTTTCAGGTGGTGAACGGTTTAAATACCGCTTTTTACAACTGTTAGCCTTAGACCCCGATATCCTTCTGTTAGATGAACCAACGAATGATTTGGATATTCAAACGATGGAATGGTTAGAAGTATTTATTCAGCAGACGACTAGACCGATCTTATTGGTATCCCATGATGAAACATTTATTAGTAATACAGCAAACGGCATTATTCATATGGAACAAACACAACGCAAACAAGTACCAAGATATACGATTTCGAGAGAGCCATATGAAACATATCTCTCCAATCGAGCGAACCATTTGAATAAACAAGAGCAGGTAGCGAAAAAACAAGCTTCAGATCATAAAAAACAAATGAATAAATGGAATGACGTATGGCAAAAAGCAGAACATCAACATCAGAATGTGTCTCGGTCAGATCCAAGATTGCAAAAGAAAGTAAAGTCATTAAAAAATCAAAAAAAACGTATTGAAAAAGCAACTGAAGCATTCCAAGATGTGCCGAGTGTGGAAGAAGCAAGCGAATTTCGATTCGACTCAACGATTCATGTGCATAACAGTAAAAACATACTCGACTTTTCACTGGAAACACTACAAATAGCAGACAAAAAATTATCGCGAAATATCCATTTATCGATTACTGGACCAGAAAAAATAGCGATTATCGGAGAAAATGGTGTTGGGAAAACGACGTTATTGAAAAAAGTGAAAGATGAGTTAATCCAACATTCTTCACTAAAGATAGGCTACATGCCACAAAACTATGAAGACTTATTAGATTTATCAAAAACGCCGATTGAATTTTTAGAAACAACAGGGATTAAGGAAGCGATCACGAAGGCTTTTACGCATTTAGGTAGTATGAAATTTACGTCTGATGAAATGCATCATTCAATGGAAAACCTAAGTGGGGGACAAAAAGCGAAATTGCTCATATTAAAAATGATATTAGATCAGTGTGAGGTACTTATTTTAGATGAACCAACAAGGAATTTCAGTCCATTAACGACGCCTGTTCTATGCAGTGCATTAACCGCTTTTGAGGGTGTTATTATTAGTATTTCACATGATCGCCGGTATTTATATGAAGTAGCAACAACTATTTATGAACTAACCTCTGAAGGTTTAACAAAAATAAAATAG
- a CDS encoding NUDIX hydrolase, whose translation MKRVDVVYAFIYDEITEKVLMVNNRHSTWSLPGGAVEIGETLEQAVIRETKEETGLIVEAGSIIAVNEAFFTRHGHHGLMITFAAKIIEGQITIEDEKEIVEIKWVDKDTANNLMPYHPGGVESLLKAAAPYVFQGEC comes from the coding sequence ATGAAGAGAGTAGATGTTGTATATGCGTTTATTTATGATGAAATAACAGAAAAAGTATTAATGGTTAATAATCGGCATTCAACTTGGTCACTACCAGGTGGTGCAGTTGAAATAGGAGAAACCTTAGAACAGGCAGTTATTCGCGAAACAAAAGAAGAAACGGGTTTAATAGTTGAAGCAGGAAGTATTATTGCAGTTAATGAAGCGTTTTTCACAAGACATGGGCATCACGGTCTAATGATTACATTTGCAGCAAAAATTATAGAGGGGCAAATTACCATTGAAGATGAGAAGGAAATCGTCGAGATCAAATGGGTGGATAAAGATACTGCTAATAACTTAATGCCTTATCATCCAGGTGGAGTAGAAAGCTTATTAAAAGCAGCTGCACCGTATGTTTTTCAGGGTGAATGTTAA